The DNA segment GGACAGGGCTTCTGCCGAGCGCGAGGCATCTCGTTGCCTGCGTTGTGGCTTGACCTGTTATGATGCGTCGGCTGGCGCACAGTACGCAGGCCAGCCCGGTGTAAAATCGCTTCTTGAAGAGCAGGAGGACTAGCCATGGGTTTCTGGGACATGACACGCAGATCGTTTCTCCGCATGAGTGGAGTGCTTGGTTTTGGTGCTGTTCTTTCTCCGGCCGCAGCGAGCGCAGAAATTGCGTTTGGCAATGTTCAGGAGAAGGATGGGCGGTATAAGCTGTCCCAGACCCGGTTTACAATGGGAACTTTTGTTCAGTTTACGCTGTATGATTCTTCACTGGATCGCGCTCAGCAGGCTGTTGGGCGCGCAGTGGAGGAGATGCACCGTCTTTGTGAAATATTTGATCGGCACAAGGACGGGACGGAGCTGTCTCATTTGAACAGTGCTGGAGTGCTCCGGGGCGCAAGCCCAGAGCTGGGTGCTCTTGCACAGGAAGCCGGGCGAATCTATGGCCAGACAGGGGGCGCGTTTGATGCCTCCGTTTTACCTGTCGTGTCGTACCTGTCGTCTCATGCTGCCCCTTCGGGGCGGATGCACGTTGATCGCAAAGAACTTGCAGAGGCATTGTCGCTTGTGGATGGTTCTGCAGTGCAGATCAAGGGGCGAGATATTCAGTTTGCAAAGTCTGGCATGGCATTGACTTTTGATGGAATCGGCAAGGGCTATATTGTGGACCGGGCTGCGGATGTGCTCCAGCGTGAGGGCGTTGAGTCCTTTATGATAAACGCTGGAGGTGATATTCGTGTTGAAGGCGATCACGTGTGGCATATTGCCGTAGAGGATCCTCATGGGCAGGGGAAGTTCCCGACAGAGCTGGCGCTGAAAAGCGGGGCGATTGCAACGTCTGGAGGCTATGAGCAGGCCTATGATGAGACGGGGAAGATTCATCATGTGGTGAATCCCAGCTCTGGATTGTCACCTGTGCAGGCGCTGAGCGTGAGTGTGTGTGCTCCAACAGTTATGGAAGCAGACGCACTGGCAACGGCAAGCTTTGTCATGGGGCCAAAACGCGGAACGAATTTTGTGAATTCGCTTGCTGGGCGGGAAGGCTTTATTCTGACCGGAGAAGATGTCCCCGTGCAGACTTCTGGGTGGAGCGGAAAGACTTTTCGTAGCTAGCCTGGCTGTGCGCCGGATTGCATTGCACCCCGTAAGTACCAAGAAATGCCTTGCATTTCTAAATGAACTCGCGTAGTTCAACTATCCGTTTGACGAAAACGCCAGCATACATAAATATGGCCCCGTAGCTCAGTTGGATAGAGCGACCGCCTCCTAAGCGGTAGGCCACAGGTTCGATTCCTGTCGGGGCCACCATTGATTTCAAGGGTTTACAGAAGATACCTCTTCTGTGAACCCTTTTTTTGTCAACAAATTGTCAACAGCTCTGGGATTTGTTGACTAAAAAGGGAGTGAAGAAAAAGCTCCCTCTCTTAGAGCCGATCCTTTTTAAAAAAAGTGATGAGTAGGTCTGCTGGCCTAGGTATAAGACCACAAAAAAAGCTCCCCATATGGGGAGCTTTTTTTGTCGTGTGTCGACAAGGGATTTCAAGAAGTGCTCATGG comes from the Desulfobaculum bizertense DSM 18034 genome and includes:
- a CDS encoding FAD:protein FMN transferase, translating into MGFWDMTRRSFLRMSGVLGFGAVLSPAAASAEIAFGNVQEKDGRYKLSQTRFTMGTFVQFTLYDSSLDRAQQAVGRAVEEMHRLCEIFDRHKDGTELSHLNSAGVLRGASPELGALAQEAGRIYGQTGGAFDASVLPVVSYLSSHAAPSGRMHVDRKELAEALSLVDGSAVQIKGRDIQFAKSGMALTFDGIGKGYIVDRAADVLQREGVESFMINAGGDIRVEGDHVWHIAVEDPHGQGKFPTELALKSGAIATSGGYEQAYDETGKIHHVVNPSSGLSPVQALSVSVCAPTVMEADALATASFVMGPKRGTNFVNSLAGREGFILTGEDVPVQTSGWSGKTFRS